The sequence CAGGAACACCGCCGCCGCGACGGGGAGCAGATGCCTGACCCGGGCTGGCACGTGGACCCGGGGTCGCAGCGATCGCCAAGCACCCGGCATCCGGGTGACGGTCTCCGGGCTGACGGCAATGAGACCGACAGACAGGAGGAGAAGGCCGATGACAACCAGAAAGACGAGGTCGCGTGGCCACGGCCCGAACTGAACCAGGGCGCCGGAGGCGATGGCGCCGACGGCGAGGCCAAGCATGACTGTCTGGCTGGAGGCGACAGAGGCCAACCACGCCGGCCTGGCGGGTGCGGCGTCGACGATGTACGCAGTGAGGCTGCTACTGGCCAGCCCGGCGCCAAGGCCCATCAGGAGCCGGCCGGTGATCAGGACGCCGATGTCGTGCACGTTCAACAGCAGCACACAGCCCAAGAGGAGCAGGACGAGGCTGGCGATCGAGGTGGGCCGCCGGCCCAGATGATTGGACAGTCGCCCCAGCACCAGCAGCGTGGTCAGAGTGGCGGTGGAGTACGCGACGACGGTCATCGAGATGCCGGCGTTGGTGAACCCGTCCTCGGCCCGATAGATGTTGAACAGCGGGATCGTCGAGCCCACAGCGGCAAACGCGGCCACCAGGGAGACCACCGCAGATATGAAGGTCAGCCGGAGCGTTCCGCCCCGGCCGGCCACGCTGGTCACTGGTACCGTGTTGAGCATCTATCTGCGCCTCTCTGTTGTGCTGAACTGTGCGGTTCGACGTGCGCTGTAGGTGGGCACAACGAACGGCGTCATGGTCCGACTGTTTGGTGTCGGTTCGCGGCGCCGTCTTACTTCAATGTCGCGATTGCGCTCCGTTGTGCGGTTCATCGGCGACGAACGTGAAGCCGCGGGTGGTCATGTCCGTGCGCCGGCGCTCAGTGGCCGGGAGGACAGCTCGGGCGGATGCGACGACACGATCCCGATCAGTTCCCATCAGCCGCGACTTCTGTGTGAATCCTGGTAGTAACGGTCCAGCTACGCGGCTCCGCCAGCAGCCGGGCCGCGGTCTGAGTGGGGCCTGCGGCCGGGCGTGTCACCCCGTGACCGAGTACCTCTCCAGGCTAGCCTCCCTGGACTTTATAGTCCAATCTACTGCTTCTGGTCAGAACCGCTCGGCCCTCGTGCATCATCAACGTCGTCGCCTCCCGCGACTCGGGCGGCCTCAAATCCAGACAACATGAAACATCGATGCTGTGATCCGCGACGAGCCCTGCGTGGCGTATCCACTGCGTCGGCGAGGTCCAACGGCAAGGCCTCAGCAAGATCGGTCCGCTCCGCCACGCCGGACAAACCGATCATCCCTTCGGACGATCTACAACCTCCTTCTACCGCGGACGTCAGAACTCGAGGACGTACTTGACCCCACCAGAGCGGCCCCGCGCGACCTGGTCCGCGATCGCGGCGCCGTTCTTGATTGGTGTCGTTTGGACGTCAATTCTCAGTTCGCCGGAGGCGGCGAGTGCCGCGAGTTCGCCGAGTGCACGTCCGTCGGGCTGCACGTAGAGGTCCGAGGTGGTGATTCCGCGAATCGGGTCGGGTGCGTCCGAGGTGATGGAGGTGAGGCGGCCTCCGTCGGTGAGCAGTCCGACCGCGTCCTCGGCGGTGCCTTTCGCGGCGATGAGAACGGCGTCGAATCGGCGATCGCTCTTCTGCGCCCAACCGTCAGCGTGGCTGTCGATGACCTCGCTGGCACCGAGGGCGCGGAGCCGATCGGCGTGGGCCGGCCCGGCACCGGCGACGATGTCGGCGCCCCGGAGGTGGGCGAGTTGCACGGCCAGTGACGCGGTGGGGCCGGACGCTCCGACGACGAGCAGGCGGGTGGTGGCGTCGACCTGGAGCTCGTCGAGGGCCTGCTGGGCGGTGAGCCCGGCGACCGGGAGTGCCGCCGCGATCTCCGGAGCCAGGTTCTCGGGCAGTCGTGCGACGTGCGCGGAACGGACCAGGACGCGCTTTGCCCAGGTGCCGCTGCCGCCGGGCAGGGGCGCCTCGTGGACCAGCACGAGGTCTCCCGTGCGGAATTCGGTCTCGTCCGGGCCGGTCGCGGTGACGCGGCCGACGGCTTCGACGCCCAGAGCTGCGGGCGGAACGAGGCCGACGTCCCATCCGCCGGTGTGAAGCAGGGCGTCCCACGGCCCGATCCCTGCCGCGACGACCTCCAGGACGAGCTCGCCCGCGTCAGGCTGGCGGGGGTCCGGAAGATCGAGGATCTCCAGAGCGCCGTTGGCGGCTCGAACACCGAGTCCGATCATGGTTCTTCCTCCTGTGTTGATTCTGTTGGGCGTGTTTCGGGTTTCAGGCGGCCGGGTTCGTGCTCGGATCCACGGGCCGCCTGGACTTCGGGAGTTTGTCGACCACGAGCCGGTAGGAGTCGGTGACGAGTTCCTTCACCAGGTTCTCGTCGAGGCTGGGCCCACCTGCTGCCGTGATCCAGTGCTTCTTGTCCATGTGGTAGCCGGTCGTGATCTCTGCGTACTGCTCGCGCAGCCCAACGGCCTCGTCCGGATCGGCCTTCAGGATCACGACGGGGTGTCCCGGCATGTCGGTCATGAGCATGAAGAGCTTGCCGCCCACCTTGTACAGCTCCCAATTCGGGCCGACACGGTGCTCGAACGTCACGTCCGGCAGCTCTGTCGCGTACTCGTTCGCGACCTTCTGGAGTTCCTGTCCGTCCATAGCTGATCAACTCCTCTAACGATCGGTTCGCCCGGGCCGGGCCGCTCAGGCGAAGGTGAAGCGACGCTCGGGCTCGAACCGCGACACCGGGGTCTTGTACTGCTTCGCCTCGTCGGGGTAGCCGAGCGCGAGCAGCACGGTGGTGGTGTGTCCGGTCGCGCGGATGTTGAAGGCCATGTCCACGCTGACCGCTCGCCGAGGTTGGCCGCCAGCCGCTCCTTGCCCTCCTGGGTGGACACGACGTAGAAGTGGTTCGGCTGGAGGTTCGTCGACGTGGGAGCCGAGCGCAGGAACTTCAGCAGCTGCTGAGGGGCTGTAGATAGCGGAAGTCGGATACGACTAGGGTTTGCGGGCGAGGAGTTCGCCCACCCGGTCGAAGCTGATGCCTGTCGTGGCCGAGGCGATGTCGCCGGCCTTGAGCGCCGTGGCCGCCTGTTCGAGAGCACCCATCGCATGCGTGTAGAGAGCAGGGCCCAGGCTGATGCGCTTGACCCCGGCCTTCTGCAGTTCAGAGACGGTCAGCACCTGGTCCGCCGGTGAGATGAGGACGTTCACGGGTGTCGGCGCGACGGCGGTGACGATCGCGACCAGGGACTCGAGTTCGGGCGGGAACGGCGCGTAGAGCACGTCGGCGCCGACCTCAGCGAAGGCCGTCAGCCGTCGGATGGTGTCATCGAGGTCAGGCCGCCCCTGGATGAAGTTGTCGGTGCGAGCGGTGACGACGATGCGTCGCTTCGCCGCGGCGACCGCACTGCGAACCCGGCCCACCGCGTCGTCGAAGTCGCGGATCGGGTCATTGGGATTCCCGGTGGTGTCCTCGATC comes from Micromonospora purpureochromogenes and encodes:
- a CDS encoding MmcQ/YjbR family DNA-binding protein, producing MDGQELQKVANEYATELPDVTFEHRVGPNWELYKVGGKLFMLMTDMPGHPVVILKADPDEAVGLREQYAEITTGYHMDKKHWITAAGGPSLDENLVKELVTDSYRLVVDKLPKSRRPVDPSTNPAA
- a CDS encoding isocitrate lyase/PEP mutase family protein is translated as MPDPASAKASALVLADAGFEAIGTSSAALAAALGRVDGCHSITRDEHLDHAQLLGRLTGLPVNGDFEDGYGVTAEDVAATVDGAVAHALAGIGIEDTTGNPNDPIRDFDDAVGRVRSAVAAAKRRIVVTARTDNFIQGRPDLDDTIRRLTAFAEVGADVLYAPFPPELESLVAIVTAVAPTPVNVLISPADQVLTVSELQKAGVKRISLGPALYTHAMGALEQAATALKAGDIASATTGISFDRVGELLARKP
- a CDS encoding NADP-dependent oxidoreductase; translation: MIGLGVRAANGALEILDLPDPRQPDAGELVLEVVAAGIGPWDALLHTGGWDVGLVPPAALGVEAVGRVTATGPDETEFRTGDLVLVHEAPLPGGSGTWAKRVLVRSAHVARLPENLAPEIAAALPVAGLTAQQALDELQVDATTRLLVVGASGPTASLAVQLAHLRGADIVAGAGPAHADRLRALGASEVIDSHADGWAQKSDRRFDAVLIAAKGTAEDAVGLLTDGGRLTSITSDAPDPIRGITTSDLYVQPDGRALGELAALAASGELRIDVQTTPIKNGAAIADQVARGRSGGVKYVLEF
- a CDS encoding MFS transporter, yielding MLNTVPVTSVAGRGGTLRLTFISAVVSLVAAFAAVGSTIPLFNIYRAEDGFTNAGISMTVVAYSTATLTTLLVLGRLSNHLGRRPTSIASLVLLLLGCVLLLNVHDIGVLITGRLLMGLGAGLASSSLTAYIVDAAPARPAWLASVASSQTVMLGLAVGAIASGALVQFGPWPRDLVFLVVIGLLLLSVGLIAVSPETVTRMPGAWRSLRPRVHVPARVRHLLPVAAAVFLATWAAGAFYQAFVPALVEDQLHTSSPLVVGLVFAAYMGPSVLGAPLGGRFTTTAAQRLGMIAFLAGMIGIITAIATGTLALFIAATIVAGAAQGIAISAATRGLLHGSTPADRASIFSVIYLLCYSSATIPALLAGQLSHALSLPQIALGYGALALIATLFTSTSRWARASR
- a CDS encoding nitroreductase family protein — encoded protein: MDMAFNIRATGHTTTVLLALGYPDEAKQYKTPVSRFEPERRFTFA